Genomic window (Opitutaceae bacterium):
TCGCGTTCCTTCATGGCCGCCTTGCGGGAGAGACGGACCTTGCCGGACTTTTCATCGATTCCAACGCATTTGACCCAGATGGTTTCGCCCATCTTGACGACATCCTCGGTGCGGCGCACGCGCATGTCGGCGAGTTCGCTGATGTGGCATAGGCCCTCCTTGCCGGGGAGGCACTCGACGAAGCAGCCGAACTCCTTGATGCCGGTGACGCGGCCCTGGTAGATTTTGCCAATCTCGATCTGGGCGCCGCCGCCGCAGAGGGAGTCGATTTCCTGCACGGCGCGATTCATCGCGTCGGCGTTGTTGGAGTAGATGAAGACCTTGCCGGAGTCGTCGTCGGCGATGTCGATCTGAGCGCCGGTGGTTTCGACGATGCGGCGGATGGTCTTGCCACCGGGGCCGATGAGCAGGCCGATCTTTTCCGGATCGATCTGGATCGTCTGGATGCGCGGGGCGTACTTGGAGAGATCCTTGCGCGGAGCCGGGAGCGCCGAAAGCATGAGTTTCAGGATCTCAATGCGGGCTTCGCGGGCCTGGTAGATGGCAGCCTTGGCAATTTCAAAGGGAAGGCCGTTGATCTTGAGGTCGAGTTGGAAACCCGTGATGCCCTTGGTGGTGCCGGCGAGCTTGAAATCCATGTCGCCGAAATGATCCTCCTCACCGAGGATGTCCGTGATGGTGGTCCACTTCGCGATCGAGCCGTCGCTTGCGTTCTCGGTCATGAGTCCGCAGGAAATGCCGGCGACCGGGGCGATGATGGGAACACCGGCGTCCATGAGGGCGAGACAGCCGCCGCAGATGGAGGCCATCGAGGTCGATCCATTGGACGCCATGATCTCGGACACGACGCGGATTGAGTAGGGGAAGACGTCCTCCGGGGGAAGAACCGGAACGAGCGAGCGCTCAGCGAGGGCGCCGTGGCCGATTTCACGGCGGCCCGGGCCGGTGAAGCGGCCCGTCTCACCGACGGAGAATGGCGGGAAATTGTAGTGCAGAATGAAGGACTTCGACGTCGCGCCACCCGTGAGGCCATCCATGTCCTGGGCCTCCTTGGTGGGGCCCAGTGTGGTGATGGCGATGTTCTGGGTGTCGCCGCGCTGGAACATGGCGGAGCCATGCACGCGGGGGAGGACGCCGACGTTCGCCTGCAGCGGGCGGATGCTTCGGGCATCGCGGCCGTCGGCGCGCACGCCGCGCTCAAGCACGGTCCTGCGGTAGGCCTTGTATTGCAGATCCTCGAAAACGACGTTGAGGTCGACATCGGTGAACTTGCCTTCGCCAAGCTCGGCGAGCAGTGCGGTCTTTGCCTCCTCCTTCAGCACCTTGACAGCGGCACCGCGGGCCGCCTTCTCCTTGCCGAAGATCGCCTCGGCAATGCGTTCGGCGGGCACCACGCGTTCGATGATGGCGCGGGCATCAGGGGTCGCGCCCACGAGTGGAAATGTGGACTTGGGTTTTCCGCAGAGGGCGACGAGTTCCCTGATGGCATTCAGGATCGGCTGGATGGCCTGATGGCCAAACGCGAGGGCCTCGATGAAGCGCTCCTCGCTGATCTGGTCGGCCGAGCCTTCGATCATGAGCATGTCCTTCTCGGTGCCGACATAGATCAGGTCGAGCGTGCTGGAGAACATCTGCTCGATGGTCGGGTTGGCCACGAATTGACCGTCGATCTGGGCGACGCGCACGGCGGCGATGGGACCGGCCCAGGGGATGTCCGAGATCGCGAGCGCGGCGGATGCGCCGTTGACCATGGGGATGTCAGCCTCGTTCATCTGGTCGGCCGACATCAGCTGGCCGATGATCTGAACCTCGTTCAGGAAGCCTTCCGGGAAAAGCGGGCGGCAGGGGCGGTCGCAGAGGCGGGAGGTGAGAATCTCCTTTTCGGAGGGGCGGCCTTCGCGCTTGAAGTAGCCGCCGGGAAAGCGACCGGCCGCGGCGTATTTTTCGCGGTAGTCGACGGTCAGCGGGAAGAAGTCCTGGCCGGGCCGCATGCTTTGGGCGACGCAGGCGGTGACGAAGACATTGGTTTCGCCGACGCATACGTTGACAGCGCCATTGGCGAGCTGGGCGATTGATCCGGTGGAGAACGTGATTCCCAAACCGGGAACGGTGACAGTGTATTTCTGATTCATAGTTGATGGTTTTGTCATCCAGCGCACCAAGACCGTGCCAGATAGTGGGCTGACGGAGGGGCGGATGAGCTTACATGCGGGTCCCGCATGTTCGGGTTGACCCCGCCGACGCTGCAAATGCAGCCGTGTGGCGAGGGTTTCTCAATATTCTCGTCAGCCGCGAGAAATTTCCGGTTAGATCCATGTGCCATTACGAGGAACCGGCCATGGCGCTATTCGGAAATGTCCCGGTCTGAGTCGAGGTCCGAAAAGGACTGCGGGCGATCCGCCTATCGGATCGCCCGCAAGCGGAGAAACTATTTGCGGAGATTCAGCTTTTGCAGAAGCTCCGTATACTTCGCCAGATCGTGGCGTTTCAAGTAGTCGAGGAGCTTGCGGCGGCGGCTGGCCATTTGAAGCAGGCCACGGCGGCTGTGAAAATCCTTCCGATGCGACCGCAGGTGCTCAGTCAGATGATTGATGCGCGCGGAGAGCAGGGCGATTTGAACTTCGGACGAGCCGGTGTCCTTTTCGTGGATCTTGTATTGGGCGATTATTTCGGGTTTTACGACAGTAGACATGGTTATTTGATGATGTTGCACGCCTGCAGGGGAGTGGCTTGGGGCTGCTCCCGTGTCACCCGCTTCACCTGCGGGGAGAACCGCAAATTAGGCCGATGGCACCGTTCCAATCCCGCGGAATGCGGGACCAGGCATGGTGGGCGCCCGTAACCGGACGGGCATCCACTAACGCAAGAGACGAGATTTCCGACCCATCAATGGCTGTGCAAGCGCAAACTTGCGCTCAGCCGCTTCGGAGAATGATTTCACGAATCGCTTCGCATCCAGGAAGTTTTCGCAATTTATCAACGATGTTTTTCCGATGAAGAAAAAGTTCATTGCGAATGATTGCGTGGCTCGTGAACACGATGAGCCGTCCTCGGGGATCGATCTGCCCGGCGTGCGAATAGGAAGCATTTGCAGATCCGACGATTTCCGCCCACTGTTCGCGGATGACATGCTCAGGGGTTTCCAGTCCTATGCCGTACTTGACCTGGAGCTCGCCAATGAGATGCGACAACTCGTGAATCGGGCGACGTCGAAGTCCCCTAGGATCGTCATTCGGAATGCGGCGCAGGGATCCGATCAGTTCTTCGGCGATCCTGCTGAATTTTGGAGGGTCCTGGTCGGTCATCCGGAATTGTGAAGCGGATGCTATCGCGAAACCGGCGTGAGGCGCTCCGCGCGCGAAGGTGTTGGAGGTTGCGGAGGTGAAGTGGACAGGGGTGGGGGCTCCCTGTGGCGTTCAGCCTCAAAGAGCCTGCTGCCGCGTACAAAAACACTGAAGGCATTGGCACCGGCAATGTACAGGCCTGGATAACCGTCCATGAAACCCAGCCTCAGAATATATCCCCGAAAGAAGCGCCACGCGGAACGAAAGAGCGTGTTGATCAGGGAGAACTCCGCTCCGCGAGCCTCCTGTTGCCGGACATAAAGTTCGGCAAACATGTTTATCTTTCCCACCTGCCGGGCAAGGCTGGAGAAAGAATAATGGTGCAGATCGCCGTGAAGTCGAAGAACAGGGCCGTTGCATTCCATTTTTTCGTGCACGAATGCGTCGCCTCCCCATCGGGATCTGCGCCGGTCGACCAATCGCAGGGACAAGTCCGGATACCAGTCTCCGTGGGTGATCCATCGATCGATGAACCAGACTTTCCTGGGAAAACGCACGCCTGCGTACGTGGAACTCGTGCCGTCGCGAAAGAAGCGCTCGATTTCCCCCCGCAAATGCACGGAAACTTCCTCGTCGGCGTCGAGGCACAATGCCCAGGTATTTTCGGCGAGATCAAGCGCGGCATTCTTCGTGTCGCGAAATCCCTTCCATTCAAGAGTGATCACCCTGGCGCCAAAATGTTCTGCAATGTCCGGGCTCTCATCGTCGGTATTGTTGAGGGCGACGATGATTTCAGAGACCCATCCGTACACGCTTGCCAGGCAGCGCGGCAGGTTGCTGGCTTCATTGCGGGCAACAACCACGACGGAAATTGGGAGCGGTGACACCACAGGGGAAATAAGGATGGGAATACAGCGCCCTTTTCTTAGAGCCCACGGACACGCGGTGCGCCAAATGTGAATTTCGTGCGCTCTGCAAAGACCAGTTGAAGGGTGCTCGAGGTGAAAATGAACTGACGTTCCATGCGATGACAAGTCTGCGCAAGATGTTCGATCTCGCAATCTCCTCACATCCAATAAATCGGCGGAGGGTTCATTTTGACATCATGCAGTTCAGTTGTGATTCCGCGGCGTCAAATACGCGCTCCACGGAGAGTTTCCTGACGCAGTAGGATCGATAGGAATCAAGAGGGATGCAGGCTGCCGGCAATTGTGTCGCGGGAAAACAGGAGCAGGGAAGGTCGGTTTGGAGGGAAACATGGTGGGTGCCGTGTGGTTTCCAAATGGCTGCATTCTGTGAACCGAAGAGCGCGACAACCGGTGTGCCGACTGCGGCTGAAATGTGCATGGGGCCGCTGTCATGACAGATGAACAGATCACATTGGGCGACAAGCGCCGCGAAGTTTTCGACCGAAAACGCATTGTTCAGGGACACCGCATGCGTCCGGGTCAACTGGTGGATTTTTCGGATGGTGGCTTGTTCCCCGGGACCGCCCACAACAAAAACCTGCGCACCGAGACGCTCCTGGATTCTGTCGATGAGTTCCGCGAATCGGTCCACCGGCCAAAGCCGAAATGGACTGCGCGTGCCGGGATGGACAAGCACCTTCCGGCACGGCCCGGAAATCAGTCTTTTCGCCTGGATTCGCGCCTCTTCACTCACGATGAGTCGAAGATCCTGGAGTGGCGTGGGAATTCCTGACGCCTGAAGCAGGTCATGGTACGTGTCTATTGCAGACTGGGAGTCGCGTACTGCCTTTGGGAGCGCTGCCAGAAGGGTGTAGAGCCATGGAAAACGGGTCCTTCGGTTCTCGTGTGTGTATGTCGCACGAAACGCCGCACCGGTTGCGCCGGAGATCACCGCTGTGCGCTCGGCATTGTCGAAATCAAAGACGTGTGTAAAGCGCTCACGCCTTATGCGAAGCAGGAAGCCGGGCCACGCCGTCGCGGATGCAGGAAGCAGATGGGTCTCGCTGACATGCGGGATCAATGGTGGAACCTCGCGATACGCATGTTCGACGAGGACCGCGATTGTCGCGCCGGGCCAGTGGCGATGCAGGTTCGCGATAGTCGTGCCGAGCAGGACAATGTCGCCGAGGTAGCGGCGTCGGATTACGAGGATCCGCACGGCGACCGACGCATCATCAGGGCTGGGTCTTTCCATGGAGGCCACCGAATGGGTCGAGAGCCGGCTGGTGGAGCGCCGCGCTCCTATCTGTGCCCGGCCTGACCATCATAGAGCGTCCGGTAGAGCGGACAGTCCGCATGGAGTGCGGCATGATCGCCCTTGGCGACGAGGCGTCCGCTTTCGAAGACCAGGATCAGGGATGCGTCGCGAATGGTCGAGAACCGGTGAGCGATGATCAGAACGGTTTTTCCAACGACGAGCTTCTGCAGCGCCCGCTGAATGTAGGATTCGCTTTCGCTGTCGAGCGCGCTCGTGGCCTCGTCGAGAATCAGGATCGGCGCGTTGCGAAGAAACGCGCGCGCGAGGGCAATCCGCTGCTTCTGTCCACCCGAGAGCCGAAGCCCGCGCTCACCGACGATCGTCTCGTAGCCATCCCGCTCCGCCGTGATGAAATCGTGCGCAAATGCGTTGGAGGCGGCGTCGAGGACCTGTTCGCGGGTCGCGTCGGGTCGTCCGACGAGGAGGTTGTTGTAGATGGTGTCGTTGAAGAGAACCGGGTCCTGGGAAACGATGGCGATGTTGCGGCGAAGGTCCGCGAGGCGCATGGAGCGGACATCGATGCCGTCGATGCTTACGGCGCCACTCGTGACCTCAAAAAAGCGCGGAACGAGATTCGCGAAGGTGCTCTTGCCTGCACCCGACGGACCCACCAGGGCGCAGGTGGTGCCGGCCGGAATCTCGACAGTGACATCCTTCAGCACGGGGTTGCCCTCGCTGTACTCGAAGGAGACGCCGTCGAAGGCAACCGTACCGCCAAGTCGCTGCACGGGTGCTGGGTCCTTCGGATCCGCAATCGACACGGGTTCGTTCAGGACGACTTCGAGACGATCGAGGGATGCCTCCGCACGTTTCAGATCGTTGTTCAGAGAGCCCATCTTCTTCACCGGTTCGTAGGCGAGGAAGAGAGCGGTGACTATGCCCAGAAAAGTGTCCTTTGAAATCTGCGCATGGTACGCAAAGAGCAGGGTGCCTGCCACGCCCATCGCGGCGATCACCTCGATGGCCGGGCTGAGCGCCTGGGCGTATTTCACGATCTTGAGCTGGTGCTTGAAGAGCTGCTCGGAGAGTGCGGCGAGGCGGCCGATCTCGCGGTTCTCGAGTCCATAGGCGCGAACCTCGCGTGCAGCGGAGAGGTTTTCCGAGAAGAGCGCGGCGACTGCTCCGAGCTTTCCCTGCACCTGCTGTGCGCGCTTCACGACCTTCCTGCCGACGTACCGGATGGGAAAAACGGCCAGCGGAACGGCGGCGAGGCAGAGGAGCATCATGCTGACACCATTGGCGTCGAGCGCCTTTGCCGCGAGGTAGCCCAGGGCGCCCAGCAGGGTGAAGGGCTGCTTGATGCCGTCATTGGCAAGCTGGGTCAGCGTGAACTGAAGCTGGGCGGTGTCGGTGAGGCCGCGGGCGAGCAGGTCGCCGGACTGCCTGCCCTGCACGAAGGAGAGGGGAAGATACTGCAGTTTCCGAAAATAGTCCTCGCGCAGCCGTTCGAGGATTCGCGTGCCGGCCGACTGGATCAGGTAGGAATTCAGGTATCCGGCGACTCCGCGGATCAGGAAGTTTGCGGGAATGTAGGCGGCGATCAGGATGACGGCCTCCCACGAGAGCCGGTTTTCCGCGGCGGTGAAGATTCGGGGAAACACGTTCTCGGTCAGCCAGGGAATGCCGATGCCGGTCGTGGCTGCGTAGATGATGCCGCACACAATCGCCCAGGCGATCCGTCCTCGGACAAGCCTCAGGTAGTGGAGATGGGGGCGGAGCCTTCGCAGCGATCGCATGGAGGAACCGGTGTCTCAGTCCTTGCTGGAACGCACGTCCAGGGCGTCGCGCAGACCGTCCCCGAGGAAGTTGAGCGAGAACAGGGTGAGTGAAAAAACGGCACCGGGGAAATAGAGCAGCCAGGGGAACTCCTCCATCTTTTCCGCACCATCCTTGATCAGCACGCCCCATGAACTCATGGGTGCCTGCACGCCCAGCCCGAGAAAACTGAGGAACGCCTCGAGCAGCATCACGCTCGGGATGGTGAGCGTGGTGTACACGATGATCGGTCCGACGATATTGGGAAGGATGTGGCGAAAGATCAGCCGTCCTCTTCCGAAGCCCAGCGAGCGCGCCGCCTCGACGAATTCCATGCGTTTCACCGACATGACCTGCGCGCGCACGATGCGAGCCATGGTCAGCCACTCGACGGCGCCGATCGCGACAAAGAGCAGGATGATCTCCCGCCCGAAGAACACCATGAGCAGAATGACGAAGATGGTGAACGGCAGCGAATACATGATGTCGACAATGCGCATCATCACGGCGTCCACCTTGCCCTCGAAGAACCCGGCGACCGCCCCGTAGACGACGCCGATGGTCACGGCGACGAGCGTGGCGACCAGGCCGACCGCCAGGGAAATGCGCCCGCCATAGAGGGTGCGCACCAGAAGATCGCGCCCGAGCGTGTCCGTTCCCAGCCAGTGCTGCGCACTCGGCGCGGAGGCACCAAGCTCAAGCGATTGATCCTCGTACCCATAGGCGCTGAAGAAGGGACCGACCAGGCAGGCGATGGAAACGACGATGAGCGCGCTGACGCCGAATATTGCGAGTCGATTCTTGCGAAGGCGCAGCCAGGCATCCTGCCACAGCGAGCTTCCCTGCTCGATCGCGGTGGATTCTTCTGATGGCGGGGACGGAGGGGCGGCCGATGCGATCGTGGACATGGGATGCGAGGTCAGCGTGCGAGCCTCACCTTGGGATTCATCCAGGCCTGCGCAATGTCCACGGCGAGGTTGAGCGCCATGATCAGTGCGGCGTAGAGTATGACCGTGCCGAGCACGAGGGTGTAGTCGCGGTTGAACGCGCTGTTCACGAATTCGCGTCCGAGGCCCGGAATCTGGAAGATGGTCTCGATCACGAATGAGCCGGTCAGGATGCCCGCGATGGCGGGGCCGAGGTAGGACACGACGGGCAGGAGTCCGCCGCGCAGGCAGTGCTTGAAGACGACGCGAAGTTCAGAGGCTCCCTTGGCCCGGGCGGTGCGGATGAAATCCTGGCTGAGAATCTCGAGCATGCCGCCGCGCGTCAGGCGCGAAATCGGCGCGGCGTAGGCGAAGCCGAGAACCAGCGACGGCAGCACGCGGTCTTCCGGGGAATACCAGCCGGAGGCATTGAACCATCCCATGTGGATGCTGAGCGCGAGGACCAAAAGCGGGGCGACCACGAAGGTCGGGACCGAAAGTCCGATCACGCCGAAGGTGGATGCACCGTAGTCTATCCATGAGTTCTGCCGGGTCGCCGCAATGATCCCGAGCGGAATGCCCATCAGGAGCGCGACAGCCAGCGAGAGCACGCCGAGTTCGAGAGAAACGGGAAGTTTGTCACCGAGAATCTCGTTCACCGTGCGGTTGGGATACTTGAAGGAGGGACCGAAATCGCCCTGGAGCAGGCTGCCCAGGTAGTCCGCGTACTGTTTCCAGAGCGGCTGGTTGAGTCCGTAGTGCTCCTCCAGATTGCGAAGAATCTCGGGCGTGACGGCCTTTTCCGCGGTGAACGGGCCGCCTGGCACGAACCGCAGCATGAAAAAGGTCGCCGTGATGATGATGAACAACGCGAGGGCTGACTGGAGCAGGCGCGACGCGAAGAATCGGAACATGCCCGGAAAGCTTCAATCATTTGCCCTTGATGGCAAGGCACCAAAACTTTCGACGAAGCGCGGGGTCTATTTCCAATAGATGAACTTCCAATTGGGGGTTTCGACCAGGTTCTTCGGATAGTTGAGCTTGGGGTTGATCGCGTAGGCCCGCGTGTAGAAATAGACCGGGATCAGCGGCACCTCGTCCATCAGGATGGCGTCCATCTTCACGTAGTTTGCCATGCGCTCGGCCTCGGAGCTGGAGTTGAGGGCCGACTGGAGCAGGCGATCGTATTCGGCATTGGAGAAACCCGTGTCATTGTTTCCATCGCCGGTCCTCCAGATGTCAAAGAAGGTGTTGGGATCGACATAGTCCGCAATCCAGCCGGCGCGACACATGTCGTAGCTGAGCGTATCCTGGGAATCGAGGTACACCTTCCATTCCTGGTTCGCGAGCCCGACGTTGATTCCGAGGTTGACGCGCCACATCTGCTGCACGGCCTCCGCGATCTTCCGATGATTCTGGCTGGTGTTGTAGAGAAGGTCGACTTTCGGAAAGCCTTTTCCGCCGGGATAACCAGCTTCGGCAAGCAGGCGTTTTGCGAGAGCCAGATCGCCTTCGAGCCTGACGGGTGAGGTGAACGACGCCATTGGGGGACAGGCATTGTAGGCGGGCTGCTGGTCCTGCTTGGTGACGCGCTGCACGATCTGTTCGCGATTGATCGCCAGCGCCAGCGCCTTGCGCACGCGCTTGTCGTTGAGCGGAGGTTTGGTGGTGTTGATGCGAAAAAAGTAGATGCCTAGCAGTGGATCGATCCTGAGATTGCTGTGCGGATCCCTGCGGTAGGCGTCGGTCTTGTCGATGGGGAGGTCGTTGGTCTTGTCCAACTGCCCGGTGCGAAACATGCGTTCCTCGGTGTCGATGTTCTCTGTGGGGAAGAACGTGATTTTCGTGAGCTTGATCGAATCCCTGTCCCAGTAGGTCGGCGATTTCTCGACGACCAGGCGCTGCTGCATGGACCATTCCTTGAGAGCGAAGGGGCCGTTGCCGACGAGATTGCCGGCGCGCGTCCATGCGCTGCCCTTGCGGGTCAGGCCGCCGAATTTCTCAATCGTGGCGATCGGCACGGGGAACCAGGCGTAGTGCTTCATCGATTCGATCAGGAACGAAGTGCGATGCCTGAGCGTGATCTGAAGCGTGTGGTCATCGATGGCGCGGAAACCCGTCTGTGAGAAGTCCTTCAATGCGCCTCGATTGAACTCCTCGGCACCGGCGACCGGATAAAGCTTGTTGGCGTACTCGGACGCGAGTTCCGGAGTCAGGATCCGCTGGTAGGATCGGACGAAGTCCGTGGCAGTCACGGGTTCGCCATTGGACCATCTGCCCTCGGGCTGAAGCTTGAAGGTGTACACGAGCCCGTCGTCGGAAATGGTCCAGCTCGCCGCGGCGGCGGGCACGGTGCCCTGGCCCTTCGGTCCATAGGCGACGAGCCCTTCGAAGAGCGCGTTGATGATCCTGTTTTCGGGCACGCCCGTGACCACCTGGGGGTCGAGGTCCTGCGGTTCGGTGCCATTGCCGAAGTTGAGGTCCGTCCGGGCTGTGGGCGCGGATTCAGATGCTGAGGGCCGGTCGAGCTTCCTGCCGCAACCTGACAGGAAGATAGAAGCGAGAACGATGGGCAGCCACGCGCGATGGATCATTGTGCCATCAGAACAGGCCGGCCAACCCAGGCAAGGTCGGGATGAAGATCACCGTTGTGCAAACGGCGTTGTCGAAGGCGGCGCTCCTGCATTCCGCTCTATTGACCCGATGGTTGGATCAGGCGCACGTGCTTGTACGGGTGGTGATCCAATGGCGTCGCATGCCATCCCTGGACGGCCGGATTGATGAGGAAAACATGCGTATAGTGATAGAGAGGAATCACCGGCGATTCGTTGAGCAGCAGTTCCTCCGCGCGTTGAAGAATCCGGTTGCGCGCCTGCCGCTCCGGAGTCCGTTCGGCCTCGTAGAGCAGGCGATCGTAGGCAGGGTTCGCCCAATGCGTGTGGTTGTTTCCACTGTCGCTGCGCCAGATTCCGAGAAATGTCATCGGGTCATTGTAGTCGGCAATCCAGCTCGAGCGCAGAATCTGGTAACTGCCCGTGCTGCGCGCGTTCAGCACGCTCTTGTTCTCCATGTTTCGGAGCTCGGTCTCCAATCCGAGTTCCCGGCGCCACATCTCCTGGATGGCCTCGGCGATGACGCGGTGATTCTCGGAATTGTTGTAAAGCAGCTCGATGACGGGTGCGCCCCTGCCTCCTGAAAATCCCGCATGCGCCAGCAATGTTCGTGCTGCGCCGGGATCATGCGTGATTCCTGCGGGGGGGACATATCCCGCCATGCCGCGGGGAGTGAACGTACCTGCCGGAATCTGGCCGCCGTGCAGGAGGCTTCCGGCCAGCGCCTCCCGGTCGATCGCGAGAGAAAGCGCGCGTCGGACGTCCACCGATTTCAGAAAGTCGTGCGACACATTGATGCGATAGAAATACGTGCCGAGATACGGATCGATTCGCAGGAATTCGGGTGCGTGCGTGCGGTAGCTGTCGATCTTGGCGAGTGGAAGGGCCTCGGTGATGTGCAACTGCCCTGCGCGGAATGCGCGTTCCTCGGCGTTGACGTCATCGATCGTGTGGAAATGGATTCCGTTGAGCTGCACGTTTGCGGCGTCCCAGTAGGTTTTCGATTTCTCGACGATGATCCGCTGGCCCGTGCGCCACTCCTTGAGTGTGAAGGGGCCGTTGCCCACGAGCGTTCCCGGGCGCGCCCAGCGGTTGCCGCGCGAGTCGATCGGTCCGGATTTTTTCAGCGTCGCCATGGGCACCGGCCACCAGACCCAGTGTTGAAGCATGGACAGAAAATGGGGCGTCGGTCGTTCGAGCGTGATGCGCACGGTGCGGGCGTCAGGCGCAAAAAGGCCCACATCACGGAAGTTTCCTGTCGTTCCGCGATGGTAGGCTTCGGCACCCTGGACTGGAAAAAGCAGGCTGGCATTGTCCGCCTGCAGCGTCGGGGACAGCGCCCGTTTCCAGGACGCGAGAAAATCGTCGGCGGTAACGGGTTCGCCGTTGGACCAGCGGGCGTCGGCTCGCAATTGAAACGTGTAGGTCAGGCCGTCCGGTGAGACCGTCCACCGCTCGGCGACGCCTGGAGCAGGACTGAGATCCTTCGGATCCTCGGTTATG
Coding sequences:
- a CDS encoding peptide ABC transporter substrate-binding protein, which codes for MTLLAACSPRETAVEEGNRLKILHRGIGPDISNLDPQLATGPSEHSVLSALFEGLITEDPKDLSPAPGVAERWTVSPDGLTYTFQLRADARWSNGEPVTADDFLASWKRALSPTLQADNASLLFPVQGAEAYHRGTTGNFRDVGLFAPDARTVRITLERPTPHFLSMLQHWVWWPVPMATLKKSGPIDSRGNRWARPGTLVGNGPFTLKEWRTGQRIIVEKSKTYWDAANVQLNGIHFHTIDDVNAEERAFRAGQLHITEALPLAKIDSYRTHAPEFLRIDPYLGTYFYRINVSHDFLKSVDVRRALSLAIDREALAGSLLHGGQIPAGTFTPRGMAGYVPPAGITHDPGAARTLLAHAGFSGGRGAPVIELLYNNSENHRVIAEAIQEMWRRELGLETELRNMENKSVLNARSTGSYQILRSSWIADYNDPMTFLGIWRSDSGNNHTHWANPAYDRLLYEAERTPERQARNRILQRAEELLLNESPVIPLYHYTHVFLINPAVQGWHATPLDHHPYKHVRLIQPSGQ
- a CDS encoding peptide ABC transporter substrate-binding protein, whose translation is MIHRAWLPIVLASIFLSGCGRKLDRPSASESAPTARTDLNFGNGTEPQDLDPQVVTGVPENRIINALFEGLVAYGPKGQGTVPAAAASWTISDDGLVYTFKLQPEGRWSNGEPVTATDFVRSYQRILTPELASEYANKLYPVAGAEEFNRGALKDFSQTGFRAIDDHTLQITLRHRTSFLIESMKHYAWFPVPIATIEKFGGLTRKGSAWTRAGNLVGNGPFALKEWSMQQRLVVEKSPTYWDRDSIKLTKITFFPTENIDTEERMFRTGQLDKTNDLPIDKTDAYRRDPHSNLRIDPLLGIYFFRINTTKPPLNDKRVRKALALAINREQIVQRVTKQDQQPAYNACPPMASFTSPVRLEGDLALAKRLLAEAGYPGGKGFPKVDLLYNTSQNHRKIAEAVQQMWRVNLGINVGLANQEWKVYLDSQDTLSYDMCRAGWIADYVDPNTFFDIWRTGDGNNDTGFSNAEYDRLLQSALNSSSEAERMANYVKMDAILMDEVPLIPVYFYTRAYAINPKLNYPKNLVETPNWKFIYWK